In Phoenix dactylifera cultivar Barhee BC4 chromosome 11, palm_55x_up_171113_PBpolish2nd_filt_p, whole genome shotgun sequence, the following are encoded in one genomic region:
- the LOC103697336 gene encoding glu S.griseus protease inhibitor-like: MECTGKSSWPELVGVEGKEAAKIIERENPAVNAIIVTVGESVIQNFLCGRVWVWVNEDGKVARVPKIG; the protein is encoded by the exons ATGGAATGCACTG GGAAGAGCTCATGGCCTGAGTTGGTAGGAGTCGAGGGGAAGGAGGCAGCGAAGATAATCGAGAGGGAGAATCCTGCAGTCAACGCCATCATCGTGACGGTCGGAGAATCCGTCATCCAGAACTTCCTGTGTGGTAGGGTGTGGGTTTGGGTGAATGAAGATGGCAAAGTTGCCCGAGTTCCTAAAATTGGATAG